One stretch of Lucilia cuprina isolate Lc7/37 chromosome 6, ASM2204524v1, whole genome shotgun sequence DNA includes these proteins:
- the LOC111687388 gene encoding phormicin, translated as MKFFMVFAVVFCLAVCFASQSLALPADAVNDAQFVDGLQALKTIEPELHGRYKRATCDLLSGTGANHSACAAHCLLRGNRGGYCNSKAVCVCRN; from the coding sequence ATGAAATTCTTTATGGTATTCGCTGTTGTATTCTGCTTGGCTGTTTGCTTTGCCTCCCAATCCTTGGCATTACCAGCTGATGCTGTCAATGATGCTCAATTTGTTGACGGTCTGCAGGCTTTGAAAACAATTGAACCCGAATTACATGGTCGCTATAAGAGAGCCACATGCGATTTGTTAAGTGGAACCGGTGCAAATCACTCAGCTTGTGCTGCTCATTGCTTATTGAGAGGAAATCGCGGAGGTTATTGCAACTCAAAAGCTGTTTGTGTGTGCcgtaattaa